In one window of Denticeps clupeoides chromosome 2, fDenClu1.1, whole genome shotgun sequence DNA:
- the lyz gene encoding lysozyme C, with protein sequence MMRLILVLTLVWLPMCAARQFERCEVAKIFKEQGLDGFEGHSLGNYICMAFWESKWKTTKVRESDVGKDYGIFQINSFKWCDDGTPGGKNQCKVACGELLKDDLTASITCAKTIVKSEGLKSWDTWDSYCNGRRMTRWVKGCGL encoded by the exons ATGATGAGACTCATTCTGGTGCTGACGCTGGTGTGGCTGCCCATGTGTGCCGCCCGCCAATTCGAACGCTGTGAGGTGGCCAAGATCTTCAAGGAACAGGGTCTTGATGGTTTCGAGGGACATTCACTGGGCAACT ACATTTGCATGGCCTTCTGGGAGAGTAAGTGGAAAACAACTAAGGTGCGAGAAAGTGATGTGGGAAAAGATTACGGAATCTTCCAGATCAACAGCTTCAAGTGGTGTGACGATGGGACCCCAGGGGGGAAAAACCAGTGTAAAGTGGCCTGTGGAG AATTGCTGAAAGACGACCTCACTGCTTCAATCACTTGTGCAAAGACTATTGTGAAATCCGAGGGCCTGAAGTCATG GGATACTTGGGACAGCTACTGCAACGGACGTAGAATGACACGCTGGGTGAAAGGCTGTGGACTCTAG
- the chodl gene encoding chondrolectin, with protein sequence MKMFRVLCGFLLFATGSHGARFVSGQKVCQGAVRSSSEQPCYKIAYFKDMTSRVAFWEARQACEMDGGDLLSVENTAEQRHIQWLLQELSSTSSSSGPGIADGDFWIGLTRAESESAQEYGGFSSCPDLYRWTDGSVSQFRNWYYDEPSCGGEACVVMYHQPTAQRGLGGPYLYQWNDDRCNMKHNFICKYSPESHLVNEQGDSPGVRDAEIASEEQEENKPTLTDKSDTPHVTVTGSSGILLVYVIIPTIPLLLLIVVASGTCCFQMLSKSKPRTKTSVNQSTLWISKTPKSDSAMEI encoded by the exons ATGAAGATGTTTCGGGTTCTCTGCGGGTTCCTGCTCTTCGCCACCGGCAGCCACGGCGCGAGATTTGTGAGCG GTCAGAAAGTCTGCCAGGGAGCAGTCCGGAGCAGTTCGGAGCAGCCATGCTACAAGATCGCCTACTTTAAGGACATGACGAGCCGCGTGGCGTTCTGGGAGGCGCGGCAGGCATGTGAGATGGACGGCGGGGACCTGCTGAGTGTGGAGAACACTGCAGAGCAGAGGCACATCCAGTGGCTCCTGCAGGAGCTCAGCTCCACCTCCAGCAGCAGCGGGCCCGGGATCGCAGACGGGGACTTTTGGATTGGGCTGACCCGCGCCGAAAGCGAGAGCGCTCAGGAGTATGGGGGCTTCAGCTCCTGCCCCGACCTCTACAGGTGGACCGATGGCAGCGTGTCTCAGTTCAG GAACTGGTACTATGACGAGCCGTCCTGTGGAGGTGAGGCCTGTGTTGTGATGTACCACCAGCCCACTGCTCAGCGCGGACTCGGGGGTCCCTACCTCTACCAGTGGAATGACGACAGGTGCAACATGAAGCACAACTTCATTTGTAAATACAGCCCAG AGAGCCACCTGGTGAACGAACAGGGGGACAGCCCTGGAGTCCGCGATGCCG aaatTGCATCAGAAGAGCAAGAGGAAAACAAACCGACACTGACTGATAAGAGTGACACCCCTCATGTTACAGTTACTGGCTCCTCAG GGATACTTCTGGTTTACGTGATCATCCCAACCATTCCGCTGCTGCTCCTCATCGTCGTGGCCTCTGGGACCTGCTGCTTTCAGATGCTGAGCAAAAG CAAACCTCGGACCAAAACCAGCGTCAACCAATCAACGCTCTGGATCTCTAAGACACCCAAGTCAGACAGCGCCATGGAAATATGA